Within Planktothrix tepida PCC 9214, the genomic segment CTCATGTCCACCAATAGAAAAAAACGCACTCCTTCTACTCCCCGTCCTGCTTCTGCCATTAGTGACAAAGTAAAAGTTACGGTTTCATTAACGGCTGATTCAGCACAACAGATAGAATCCTTGGCTCAAGAATTAGGAGTCTCCAAATCTGAGTTATTTGAACGCCTAGGAAAAGGGGAATTAAATGTATCCACCAAAACTCCAGAAACAGCACCTTCCACTTCTTCTGAAACGGTAGAAACTTCTAATGTAGAGTCTTCTGCTCTTTCCTCTGAGAATGTAGCCTTAAAACAACAAGTTGAAGAACAAGCTAATACAATTCAACAGTTAAAGCAGCAACTGACTAGGATATCAGAATTAGAAGCTCAACTGGCGCAAACCGTTGATTCTGCAACCCATGAAGCCTTGAAACAAGAAGCGGAACAGCAAAAACAAACCATTACTAATCTACACCATCAACTAGAACAAAAAGTAACACAAACCGTTGATGCAGAAGTGTATCAAGCTTTACAAAAAGCATCAGAACAACAAAAATCAACGATTGCTCAATTACAAACTCAATTAAATCGAATTCCTGAATTAGAACAAGAATTAGCCGGAAAAATTTCGGCAGAAGCTCACCAAACTTTGCAAAACGAATTAGAACAACAACGCACTATTCAAGCCCAATTAACTCAGCAAATTGAAGCCTTGGAAAAAGAACTTAACGAAAGTAATGGTTCTCTAGCGCAACTCCAAATGAAACAAGAAAAAATTACGGAATTAGAAGTAAAATTAGCTCACAGTATTTCTACAGAAAGTTATTCCCAGCTAGAGCATCTTTGTGCAACTCAAAAAGCTCAAATAGCAACAATGGAACAAAAATTAGCGAGTTTAGTTTCTACTAAAACACAACATCAGGGAACGACGAATACAACGGTTAATTATGATGCTTTGAAAAACTATTTGCAAGAACAAGATAACTTAATTGACGCTTTGCAAAAACGGGTTTTAGAATTGCAAGGATTAGCTTGCTTTGGAGAATCTCAACTT encodes:
- a CDS encoding ribbon-helix-helix protein, CopG family, translating into MSTNRKKRTPSTPRPASAISDKVKVTVSLTADSAQQIESLAQELGVSKSELFERLGKGELNVSTKTPETAPSTSSETVETSNVESSALSSENVALKQQVEEQANTIQQLKQQLTRISELEAQLAQTVDSATHEALKQEAEQQKQTITNLHHQLEQKVTQTVDAEVYQALQKASEQQKSTIAQLQTQLNRIPELEQELAGKISAEAHQTLQNELEQQRTIQAQLTQQIEALEKELNESNGSLAQLQMKQEKITELEVKLAHSISTESYSQLEHLCATQKAQIATMEQKLASLVSTKTQHQGTTNTTVNYDALKNYLQEQDNLIDALQKRVLELQGLACFGESQLSKWRNRTYNS